In Lewinellaceae bacterium, a single window of DNA contains:
- a CDS encoding TraB/GumN family protein — MKDKKKTLLWEIRKESSPGASYIYGTMHVQDRRAFSFLEPAYEKIAECDILALEFDLGEAPAGIDPSLIRLPEGQSLAQLIPDKKFRKIRKIFRKVAGLDLNNLQYFSPMMVSNIINERILSQDMPVSLDEHLWKYAESLGKPIVGIESYREQLDILQQIPLEYQVQALVEMGQHIGRHRRQLLRMAEIYQEGDIFKLYRSARRSASGLRELLLYRRNRIMAGRIVELAEQHRLFCAIGAGHLAGGKGVLRYLKREGWRVRPG, encoded by the coding sequence ATGAAAGACAAAAAGAAGACATTGTTGTGGGAGATCCGAAAGGAAAGTTCGCCGGGCGCTTCCTACATCTACGGCACCATGCACGTGCAGGACCGAAGGGCCTTTTCTTTCCTGGAGCCGGCCTATGAAAAGATCGCGGAATGCGACATTCTGGCGCTGGAGTTCGACCTGGGGGAGGCGCCCGCCGGCATAGACCCCAGCCTCATCCGCCTGCCGGAGGGCCAGTCCCTTGCCCAGCTCATACCCGATAAAAAATTCCGCAAAATCCGCAAGATATTCCGGAAAGTTGCCGGCCTTGACTTGAACAACCTGCAATATTTTTCTCCCATGATGGTGTCCAACATCATCAACGAGCGCATCCTCTCCCAGGACATGCCCGTTTCGCTGGATGAGCACCTCTGGAAGTACGCCGAAAGCCTGGGCAAACCCATCGTCGGCATCGAATCCTACCGCGAGCAGCTGGACATCCTGCAGCAGATCCCGCTCGAATACCAGGTGCAGGCCCTGGTGGAAATGGGGCAGCACATCGGCCGCCACCGCCGGCAGCTGTTGCGCATGGCGGAAATCTATCAGGAAGGCGACATCTTCAAACTGTACCGGTCGGCCAGGCGCAGCGCCTCCGGCCTGCGCGAGCTCCTGCTGTACCGCCGCAACCGCATCATGGCGGGCCGGATCGTTGAGCTGGCGGAGCAGCATCGCCTCTTCTGCGCCATTGGCGCGGGGCATCTGGCGGGAGGGAAGGGGGTGCTGCGCTATTTGAAGCGGGAGGGGTGGCGGGTGAGGCCGGGGTGA
- a CDS encoding histidine kinase translates to MNKTTSPGTSFFQMRLVQHLAFWGLSFYILARHFAYEQEIQRVDLIYTLLFHLSLWLAVYANLLVLIPRLLQRRRYGLYAISIAALLAAGTYLNILTFDSLADRLFPGYYFISYFKASEIAQYHIVYLAAATLLKLSKGWFEAQQQQKRIAQLEKEKAEAELRALKAQVDPHFLFNTLNNLYSFALDGSPQVPEAILRLADCMRYMLYDCNARQVALEKELEYIRNYIELQRLRLGESAQVEMAVEGSAGEVEVPPLLFIPFVENAFKHGLKGDGQAAFARIRFRVGSESIFFNIENDTAPPGARLPGTQGGIGLDNVKKRLNLLFPQRHELVVYEDGKVFSVTLKINKKWY, encoded by the coding sequence ATGAATAAAACGACCAGCCCTGGCACAAGTTTCTTCCAAATGCGCCTCGTCCAGCACCTGGCCTTCTGGGGCTTGTCGTTTTACATCCTGGCCCGGCATTTTGCCTATGAGCAGGAAATACAACGGGTGGACCTGATCTACACCCTGCTTTTTCACCTCAGCCTCTGGTTGGCGGTTTATGCCAACCTGCTGGTTTTGATCCCCCGGCTGCTGCAGCGGCGGCGGTACGGCTTATACGCCATTTCCATTGCCGCCTTGCTGGCCGCCGGCACTTATTTAAACATCCTCACTTTCGATAGCCTGGCGGACAGGCTGTTTCCCGGCTACTATTTCATTTCCTACTTTAAAGCCTCTGAAATAGCTCAATACCATATCGTTTACCTGGCCGCTGCTACCCTGCTCAAGCTATCCAAGGGGTGGTTTGAGGCCCAGCAACAGCAAAAGCGCATTGCCCAACTGGAAAAGGAGAAGGCCGAGGCGGAACTCAGGGCGCTCAAGGCCCAGGTCGACCCCCACTTTTTGTTCAACACCCTCAACAACCTTTACAGCTTTGCCCTGGATGGTTCGCCCCAGGTGCCGGAGGCCATCCTGCGGCTGGCCGATTGCATGCGCTATATGTTGTACGACTGCAACGCCAGGCAGGTGGCGCTGGAGAAAGAACTGGAGTACATCCGGAATTACATCGAACTTCAGCGGTTGCGTTTGGGAGAAAGCGCGCAGGTAGAAATGGCCGTGGAGGGCAGCGCCGGGGAGGTGGAAGTGCCCCCGCTTTTGTTCATACCTTTTGTGGAGAACGCTTTCAAACACGGATTAAAAGGAGACGGGCAGGCCGCTTTCGCCCGCATACGCTTCCGGGTCGGCAGCGAGAGCATTTTTTTCAACATAGAAAACGACACGGCGCCGCCCGGCGCGCGCCTTCCCGGAACGCAGGGCGGCATCGGGCTGGACAACGTAAAAAAGCGCCTGAACCTGCTTTTTCCCCAACGGCACGAGCTGGTGGTATATGAGGATGGGAAAGTATTTTCCGTGACTTTAAAGATCAATAAGAAATGGTATTGA
- the cas2 gene encoding CRISPR-associated endonuclease Cas2, which translates to MASYFISYDIGDDRLREKVAALLQREGCTRVQKSVFFAPKFAIKELRALQAGLHALANGKLEENDSILCVPVSRQHLPGLLWEGESPGLEGSLKDRFHILI; encoded by the coding sequence ATGGCCAGCTACTTCATCAGCTACGACATCGGCGACGATCGGCTGCGCGAAAAGGTGGCCGCCCTGTTGCAACGCGAGGGCTGCACCCGGGTGCAGAAGTCCGTCTTTTTCGCGCCGAAGTTTGCCATCAAAGAGCTGCGGGCCCTGCAGGCGGGCCTGCACGCTCTGGCCAACGGAAAGCTGGAAGAAAACGACAGCATCCTCTGCGTGCCGGTCTCCCGGCAGCACCTCCCCGGCCTGCTCTGGGAGGGCGAGTCACCGGGCCTGGAAGGCTCCCTGAAAGACCGTTTTCATATTTTGATCTGA
- the cas1 gene encoding CRISPR-associated endonuclease Cas1, translating into MELHLNSYGARLRVKDGLLQVTYAREGKVQKEAFSAQQVRRIFLQKGTSVSIDAVLLAMEYDISLLVTDHFGFPVGRFCSHEPSSTSQIQKAQALVSCRPAGLEYARGWIAEKLQQQHGFMEKLLQHQPAAQKERWAPRLQRHQALQEKLLASPPSAATFRGIEGSAGRIFYLMIGQSLPERYRFVRRGLRPAQDPFNSFLNYAYAILYSRVEKALLTAGLNPYLGFMHRDGYRFKSMVYDFIEPFRVTTIACVYRLFSRKKISQIHYRAGPDKGIRITTEGKQRLVARLKKAYEEKRKPRDGLRLTEEQYIRRRASSLAQSLLRETDGIAIKVKAMA; encoded by the coding sequence ATGGAATTACATCTCAATAGTTATGGGGCCCGCCTCAGAGTCAAAGACGGATTGCTGCAGGTTACCTACGCCCGGGAGGGCAAGGTGCAAAAGGAAGCCTTCTCCGCCCAGCAGGTCCGCCGGATTTTTCTGCAAAAGGGCACCTCTGTCTCCATCGACGCGGTGCTGCTCGCCATGGAATACGACATCAGCTTGCTGGTCACCGACCATTTCGGCTTCCCCGTCGGGCGGTTCTGCTCGCACGAGCCAAGCAGCACCAGCCAGATACAGAAGGCGCAGGCGCTGGTTAGCTGCCGGCCCGCCGGGCTGGAGTACGCCAGAGGGTGGATCGCCGAAAAGCTGCAACAGCAGCACGGCTTTATGGAGAAATTGCTCCAACACCAGCCTGCCGCTCAAAAAGAACGCTGGGCGCCCAGGCTACAGCGCCACCAGGCCCTGCAGGAAAAGCTGCTTGCCAGCCCGCCTTCCGCCGCCACCTTCCGGGGCATCGAGGGCAGCGCGGGCCGCATCTTCTACCTAATGATCGGGCAGTCGCTTCCGGAGCGCTACCGCTTCGTCCGCCGCGGCCTCCGCCCGGCGCAGGACCCTTTCAATTCATTCCTCAACTATGCTTATGCCATCCTGTACAGCCGGGTGGAAAAAGCCCTGCTCACAGCAGGCCTCAACCCCTACCTGGGCTTCATGCACCGCGACGGCTACCGCTTCAAAAGCATGGTATACGACTTCATAGAACCGTTCCGGGTGACAACCATTGCCTGCGTGTACCGGCTGTTTTCCCGTAAAAAGATTTCCCAAATCCACTACCGCGCCGGGCCGGATAAAGGCATCCGCATCACCACCGAAGGCAAGCAGCGGCTCGTCGCCCGGCTGAAGAAGGCATACGAGGAAAAGCGAAAGCCGCGCGACGGCCTGCGCCTCACCGAGGAGCAGTACATTCGGAGAAGAGCCAGCAGCCTGGCGCAGTCGTTGCTTCGGGAAACGGACGGCATTGCGATAAAGGTCAAAGCAATGGCGTAG
- a CDS encoding Lrp/AsnC family transcriptional regulator: MPDKLDKIDLKILKILQENSKITNLELSKRIGLSPAPTLERVKKLENATVIESYHAKVNPQSIGLNVKTFVLVSLAWQKENALNHFLEKIKEIEEITECYIITGEADFLIKIVCKDIPTYEQLLFKTLSQIDEIERLKTLMTLSTVKDSKVLPYKYE; this comes from the coding sequence ATGCCGGACAAACTAGACAAGATCGACCTCAAGATCCTCAAAATCCTTCAGGAGAACAGCAAGATTACCAACCTGGAACTTTCCAAAAGGATCGGGCTCTCCCCGGCGCCTACGCTGGAAAGGGTGAAAAAGCTGGAAAACGCCACCGTCATCGAAAGCTACCACGCCAAGGTCAACCCCCAGTCTATTGGGCTGAACGTCAAGACCTTCGTGCTGGTATCCCTCGCCTGGCAGAAAGAAAATGCGCTGAACCACTTCCTGGAAAAGATCAAGGAGATTGAAGAAATTACAGAGTGTTACATCATTACCGGAGAAGCGGATTTCCTGATCAAGATCGTGTGCAAGGACATCCCTACCTACGAACAGCTTTTGTTCAAGACGCTTTCGCAGATCGATGAGATCGAGCGCCTCAAAACGCTGATGACCCTTTCTACCGTCAAGGATTCGAAAGTGCTGCCTTACAAGTACGAATAG
- a CDS encoding response regulator transcription factor: MVLSCYIIDDEPPAIKVLERYIGQTPQLRLLGSATDAILGMQAVQELHPRLLFLDINMPKLSGIGLVKALAEPPAVIFTTAYPEYALEGFELEAVDYLLKPISFERFLKAVNKSQRLPAVPEAPKTPAVLLLQADRKLYRVPLEEILYLQAYGDYVKVHAAGQLYVPKTTLNQLEEELPAGAFFRIHRSYLVSLARIQYLEGNFVVIGEDKIPVGRSYREGLLRKLQEGG, from the coding sequence ATGGTATTGAGTTGTTACATCATCGACGACGAGCCGCCCGCCATCAAGGTGCTGGAGCGCTACATCGGCCAAACGCCGCAATTGCGGCTGCTGGGCAGCGCCACTGACGCCATCCTGGGCATGCAGGCCGTTCAGGAGCTTCATCCGCGGTTGTTGTTCCTGGACATCAACATGCCCAAGCTTTCCGGCATCGGCCTGGTGAAGGCCCTGGCGGAGCCGCCGGCCGTGATTTTCACCACCGCCTACCCCGAATACGCCCTGGAAGGCTTCGAACTCGAGGCTGTCGACTACCTGCTCAAACCCATTTCGTTCGAACGATTTTTAAAAGCGGTGAATAAATCCCAGCGGTTGCCGGCTGTTCCGGAAGCTCCGAAAACGCCCGCTGTCCTTCTCCTGCAGGCAGATCGAAAATTGTATCGCGTACCCCTGGAAGAAATCCTCTACCTCCAGGCTTACGGCGATTATGTGAAGGTTCATGCCGCCGGGCAGTTGTACGTCCCGAAAACCACGCTCAACCAACTGGAAGAGGAATTGCCGGCCGGCGCCTTCTTTCGCATTCACCGGTCCTATCTGGTCTCTTTGGCCAGAATCCAGTACCTGGAGGGCAATTTTGTGGTGATTGGAGAAGATAAGATTCCGGTTGGGCGGTCGTATCGGGAGGGGCTGTTGAGGAAGTTGCAGGAAGGGGGGTAA